The following proteins come from a genomic window of Pedobacter faecalis:
- a CDS encoding RNA polymerase sigma factor, with the protein MRESDYAKYTDGKLAALLQQGDAYAYTEIFERYKVLLYKHAYRLLGDEDEASDIISDLFLALWQKKGALNLKVSLSSYLYGAVRNRVFDLMTHQKVIARYLDSIGDFVKQGRYETDESIRAKELAAIIEREIASLPPKMREVFELSRSGELSYREISEMLNISEGTVKQQVHNALKILRPKINSFLVFFL; encoded by the coding sequence ATGCGCGAGTCAGATTATGCTAAATATACCGATGGCAAATTAGCAGCCCTTTTGCAACAGGGCGATGCGTATGCCTACACGGAGATATTTGAGCGGTACAAAGTCTTGCTGTACAAGCATGCTTACCGTTTGCTGGGCGATGAGGACGAGGCCAGCGACATTATTTCTGATCTTTTTCTCGCTTTGTGGCAGAAAAAAGGGGCGCTGAACCTAAAGGTGTCTCTGTCGTCTTACCTGTACGGCGCGGTAAGGAACCGGGTGTTCGATCTGATGACGCACCAGAAGGTTATTGCACGCTATCTGGATTCTATAGGCGATTTTGTGAAGCAGGGCCGCTATGAAACCGACGAGAGCATCAGGGCCAAGGAACTGGCTGCCATCATTGAACGGGAGATTGCTTCGTTGCCCCCGAAAATGCGAGAGGTCTTTGAACTAAGCAGGAGCGGTGAACTTTCTTACAGGGAGATCAGTGAGATGCTGAATATCTCTGAGGGAACGGTTAAACAGCAGGTGCACAATGCTTTAAAAATCCTTCGGCCAAAAATTAATTCTTTTTTGGTTTTCTTTCTATAA
- a CDS encoding FecR family protein — protein MDQQEIKSLLEKYRSGTCSEQEKAILESWYNQQAAQRPLNLTEERLELNLKEVSNRLPLKYPARQKRLWPRIAAAASIVAILGASLMYYQVRQSGQQLNLTAEQDIAPGGNKAYLTLADGRKISLTEAANGQIAGQAGITITKTADGQLVYSVAGNARGAAAAGYNTIETPKGGQYRVQLPDGTEVWLNAQSSLRYPASFEALNERRVELSGEGYFEVAKDRAHPFIVKSGDQEVKVLGTHFNISNYADEPAVKTTLLEGSVQLNGKTVLKPGQQASIPASGEISISRVDMEEAIAWKNGKFIFADENIQSIMRKLSRWYNVEVHYEGAPPTETFTASIGRFDRISKILDKLSYTNNVHFKLEGRRVTVMK, from the coding sequence ATGGACCAACAAGAAATCAAATCCTTACTGGAAAAATACCGGAGCGGCACCTGTTCTGAACAGGAAAAGGCGATCCTGGAGAGCTGGTATAATCAGCAGGCAGCCCAACGGCCTTTAAACCTGACTGAAGAACGGCTTGAGCTGAACCTGAAGGAGGTGAGCAACAGACTGCCGTTGAAATATCCTGCTCGTCAAAAGCGGTTATGGCCGCGTATTGCTGCTGCAGCGTCTATCGTCGCTATTTTAGGAGCCTCACTCATGTATTACCAGGTGAGACAATCCGGGCAGCAACTTAATTTGACGGCTGAGCAGGATATTGCTCCGGGGGGCAACAAGGCTTACCTGACGCTGGCAGACGGCAGAAAAATCTCACTGACAGAAGCGGCCAACGGTCAGATCGCCGGTCAGGCCGGCATAACCATTACCAAGACGGCCGACGGGCAATTGGTGTATTCTGTCGCAGGTAATGCGCGTGGCGCTGCTGCTGCGGGCTACAATACCATCGAAACGCCGAAGGGCGGGCAGTATCGGGTACAACTCCCTGATGGCACGGAGGTTTGGCTCAACGCCCAATCTTCACTGCGCTATCCGGCTTCTTTTGAGGCGCTGAACGAACGCCGTGTTGAACTTTCGGGTGAGGGATACTTTGAGGTAGCTAAAGATAGGGCGCATCCTTTTATCGTGAAAAGCGGTGATCAGGAGGTAAAAGTATTGGGTACACATTTTAATATCAGCAATTATGCGGACGAGCCGGCCGTGAAAACAACCTTACTGGAAGGATCGGTGCAGTTGAACGGTAAGACGGTATTAAAGCCGGGCCAGCAGGCAAGCATTCCGGCCTCGGGTGAGATCAGCATCAGCCGGGTAGACATGGAGGAGGCGATAGCCTGGAAGAATGGCAAATTCATCTTTGCGGACGAAAATATTCAGAGCATTATGCGCAAGTTGTCGCGCTGGTACAACGTAGAGGTGCACTATGAGGGTGCGCCGCCAACGGAAACCTTTACGGCTTCTATTGGCCGTTTTGACCGTATCAGTAAAATACTCGATAAATTATCGTACACCAATAATGTTCACTTTAAACTAGAAGGGAGGAGGGTTACGGTTATGAAATAG